In one window of Opitutaceae bacterium DNA:
- a CDS encoding glycoside hydrolase family 32 protein: MNPAPSPDRTSRVPFFSFASNLEDQTAQLAENPLVRRFADSRKILSSDRFRPAYHFVNPEGTLNDPNGLCFWQGRWHLFYQAYPPEDTRQHWGHAVSEDLIHWRDLPYAIYPNPENCCYSGSTLVEEDRVIAMYHGTEVGNMVAVSSDPLLLNWEKVTGRAVIPLLKADGSKPPYKIFDPCLWKKGGAYYALSGGTRLIGAGPRFRPVESLFRSSDLVHWEYLHPFVTGDVFTRVGDDGACPYFWPIGDRHILHFFSHMSGGQYLIGDYDMDRDLFEATGHGLANFGPYGPSGVHAPSACPDGKGGVVVIYNMNAGRPAEGWNHLMTLPRRMTLKGHDEVGVEPIESVESLRSEPRQFANLTVPANQEIILEEIAGDSLEIGLEVFPGPEAVFELNVFRSPGSEEVTRIQFFRDRGFVNRGYRTGPQQSLVSIDTSRSSILPDSRPRAPETAPVTIAPDEPLSLRVFLDRSVVEVFVNGRTCLAVRVYPGRDDSRGVSLHSRGTASRIRSIDAWTMKSIWSQP, encoded by the coding sequence ATGAATCCGGCCCCATCACCTGATCGAACCTCTCGGGTTCCGTTCTTTTCTTTCGCCTCGAACCTGGAGGACCAGACCGCGCAGCTGGCCGAAAACCCCCTCGTCCGGCGCTTCGCCGATTCGCGCAAGATCCTCTCTTCCGATCGCTTTCGTCCGGCTTATCACTTTGTCAATCCGGAAGGGACGTTGAATGACCCGAACGGGCTCTGTTTCTGGCAGGGGCGCTGGCACCTCTTCTACCAGGCCTATCCTCCGGAAGACACCCGCCAGCATTGGGGCCATGCCGTCAGCGAGGATCTCATCCATTGGCGGGACCTTCCCTATGCCATCTACCCGAATCCCGAGAACTGCTGCTATTCCGGATCCACCCTGGTCGAAGAGGATCGGGTCATCGCAATGTATCATGGGACGGAAGTGGGCAATATGGTGGCCGTATCGAGCGATCCCCTGCTCCTGAATTGGGAGAAGGTGACGGGTCGGGCGGTCATTCCTCTCCTCAAGGCCGACGGCTCAAAGCCACCCTACAAGATTTTTGATCCCTGCCTATGGAAGAAAGGCGGCGCCTACTACGCACTCTCCGGCGGGACCCGCCTGATCGGCGCCGGTCCCCGTTTTCGTCCGGTCGAATCCCTCTTCCGTTCCAGTGACCTGGTTCATTGGGAATACCTGCACCCGTTTGTCACGGGCGATGTTTTCACCCGGGTTGGGGATGACGGCGCCTGCCCGTATTTCTGGCCGATCGGCGATCGGCACATCCTGCACTTTTTCTCCCACATGAGCGGAGGACAGTATCTGATCGGGGACTACGACATGGACCGGGATCTTTTTGAGGCGACAGGCCATGGTTTGGCCAATTTCGGACCGTATGGACCATCCGGCGTTCACGCCCCTTCGGCCTGTCCGGACGGAAAGGGCGGAGTGGTCGTGATCTACAACATGAATGCCGGGCGTCCGGCCGAGGGATGGAATCATCTCATGACTCTGCCACGGCGCATGACGCTGAAAGGGCATGACGAGGTCGGGGTCGAGCCGATCGAATCGGTTGAAAGCCTTCGATCGGAACCGCGGCAATTCGCCAATCTGACCGTGCCGGCCAACCAGGAAATCATCCTCGAGGAAATCGCGGGCGATTCGCTCGAAATCGGCCTGGAAGTCTTCCCGGGACCGGAGGCGGTTTTTGAATTGAATGTCTTTCGCTCACCCGGCTCGGAGGAGGTCACCCGGATCCAGTTCTTCCGGGATCGCGGCTTTGTCAACCGCGGCTACCGCACGGGACCACAACAGAGTCTGGTCTCGATCGACACGTCGCGCTCATCGATCCTTCCCGACTCGCGGCCCCGAGCCCCGGAGACCGCGCCGGTGACGATCGCACCGGACGAGCCGCTCTCACTCCGGGTGTTCCTCGATCGCAGCGTGGTGGAGGTCTTTGTCAACGGGCGGACCTGCCTGGCGGTCCGGGTGTATCCGGGGCGCGATGACAGCCGGGGCG